The nucleotide window CTGGAGACTCGTGTAGAAATATGAATGAGTTTATAAAGTTTCTGTCATGGTGTGCTGTGACAGGCAGGTAGTAGGACCCAAACACAGGACTCTTACGTGGAATGAAACTTGAATcggcagcttttattgctggaaaCTCAGGTGGACTCAAGAAACTACAAACTAAGAAACAAGAACTAGGAAAACAAATCAGGAACTATGAACAAGAATCAAGTAAAGAACACGGAGGAGAAAAAACACCCAGCCCACTGAAAACTAAAGAAACCCCCAAAAACATGAAGAACAATCATTAAGgaacatatttacatatttagagTTACTGCAACACCAACACTGGGTCACAGCTTCAGTGTCAGTCGGTGACTTTTGGTctgcaacagcagcagaacagACTTCTCAGTCTTTTGAAGAagccctttttcttcttcttgatcTGACGGTCTTCGGACTTCATGCTGGCTTCAGGTTCTGGAAAAGGTTCCTCAAAGGGAACATCAGGAACCGGCCCAATTTCAGAACAAGATCCGTTGATCATATGATCTTCACCTTCAACACAGGATTTGGACTCGCCATAGGGTTCCTCACAGGGAGCGTCGGGCTCTGCAACACTTTCTGACAGAGCTCCTTCGATCGTAAGGTCTCGAGTACTCAGACTGGATGCCCTTTCAGAAAGAAGTTCCTCACAGGGAACGTCGGGCTCTGCAACACTTTCTGACAGAGCTTCTTCGGCTGGTGGAACATTTGCCACTGAAAGGCCGTCAGAGGAGCGCTCACCATTTGTGCTCTTCACATCAGGACTTGAAGGGGGCTCAAAGATTTCACATATCCGGATCCTTGCTACATCAGCAATGGTCTTCAGCAACAGGGGTGCAAAGTTTGCAACTTGGATAGACAGAATTTCTTCAGGAAATTTCTGTCTAATCTCCGTCAGGATGCTGTCAACCAGATCGTCTCGGATAGAGCGGGTGAAGACGGCCTGTGTTTCCATCGCCGTAAGGCTCTTGGAGACACGATCTAAAGTGGCCTTGGTGACACTAGTGGAGAGGATACTTAGACTCTGGGAGGCCATGTTTAGGAGGGGACGAGGAGGAAGCTCCCAGAAGCCCTGGAGAACGCGGGGAACTACCTCGACCACTACCTCCTGCGCGGTGAGCAGTTTGCTGTTAGGCTGTTCCTGCTGCTTCTTTTTCAGGATTTCAACGTAATCCTTCACCGCGCTGAGGAGTTTAGGTGCTCTGTAGAAAAACATGATAAGAGTTATCTGTTAAACATATTCAAAGCATCatttaaatattgaaacactgtagCTGGACTGTTAACCCTGTAACCACCTTTGTAGCatacatgagtttctgagaccTCGATCTCATCAACATGATCAATACTTGCTATAATTTCTAAATGTTGTGGACAAAACTCTTTTTTAGTCTAAAGTTAACATTGTCGTTAACAAAAAGTTGCCAAAAACACCCAGTGTATCAAATGTgatacaaaaaagaaatacacaatAAAAGTAAATCATACACAACATGACATAGCAAAGAACTCATGTGTGGCTTTTGTTTAAAGGGTTGATAAACATCTCAGTTCCAAAGCATCTGAATTTTCTGGCTGTTTTTTGATGGGTTGGGTCTTACAGGGTTAATAACTGTATGTTACATGTGACTCACTGAAATTTAGGAGGTACGGCCTCTGGGAACTGAAGAAGCAACCTGGCTTCAAATTCAACGTCCCTCATTTTATTGCTGACGTTCACCGCCCACAcctgaaacagaaaacacatttacagtgcGCTTATGTGTAAAGGTTATGTGCACgtaatgaaaaaaaagtcttgtGGGTTTTCTCGTCTTACCAGCCTTAGAAGAGGTTTGGCTTCCTCTTCGTCAAAATCCTCTAACTCAAACTCCCACAGCcttcaaaagaaagcaaagcaGAGGTTTTCTCTCAGCACTTACACGTCATCACAAACAGACTTTCAGGCGTGACAGTAACTCACTGCTCTCTGAGCGTCTCCCTGCTCTTCTCCACCAAAAGATCTCTCAGATCTTCAGCAGTGAGGTTCGGTGGAATTAGATCTTCCTGCTGAAGTCTGAGAAACTCCGTCATTATCGCAACCTAAAAGTAAAGGAGACATTTAATCACCACCACTCTCAGGTCCTCAGAAATGACCTGATATTTTCTGTCAGCTTTGGTTTGCATGAATCTGGGTCTAACCTGAGCCTTGTAGCCCGGAAGATACCAGCAGATCTTTACAGCTGTTTCATAAATCTGTGTGTTGAACAACACCTGTCAAAGAAATAGCAATTTAGTCATTGTTACTTAAAATGATTCTCAGTTTGTCAACTTTTAAAACGACATCAAATTCTTCAAATTACtgaaatgcagtaaaagcaaaaGCGTCACATACCCTGATAGGCTTATAGATTCCTTGACTCTTTTCCATTTAAACGTGTTCAAATCAAAGTCAGGAAGAAAAACGTCAACTGCTCTCCAACGATGGCGTACGGGGGATCTGGACCTGAAAATGCTCTCAGCTCGGTGGTCTCGCACAGATGAGCTCTTTTGACAGTCTGATGTTTATTTATGAATGCAGAATTTCTTGAGCAGTCACCATGGAAACTTGATGCAGCTTCATGTtgttaaattaaaagtaaacaCTGTGTATTTTGCACTCCACTCCACTAAACTTATCATATAAGTAAATAAAGTGTGGGTTAGGTCCCTCCTGTGGAAAGAGCCACACAAACCGATGGATCAGAAAAGACAAAGTCAGCTACAGCATGCCTTTTCATATTATGTGCCTGCTTATCTCCATTTCTTTACAGTAGATGGGAACTTTTGCAGTAAAGCAATGGCTTACAAACAGTGGACTGTGGACTAATGCAGACATCTGAAGCCTGACAGCAGCTGGTATATACACAGCTTTGGACAAACTGGCCCTTTAAACAGcccagaggaagaagagacctCTGCGTTATCAGTGCAGCCTAaagcacaataataataatactattaaTATGATTTTTAGAGCAATAATGCCCCCAAATAATGAAGTCATTAATTACACATTCGTCATGCTTCACAGGAGGTCAGGAGTGACCGATGAACGTGATGCTACATTAGAGTCTGTCCTATGAGTTCAGCAGGAGGAGGTGAACCCACAGCTGGGACCAGTTCTCTAGTGGGTCCAGTATCATACTTGTGTTCATCCTGGTCTGAACCTGGTCAGAAGAACTGACTTCACTTTTGAAAATTCAATACTTATAAAAGGTAACCCCAAACAGTCTACAACGGCTGTTTTCTGTCCACCGAAGCAAATTTGATTGACGAGGTTTTTGTACCTTCACTTCTccaaaaagcaaataaagagATTAAACAAAGATTTACTGAACGACCGTCAGAATTCCCAGAGCTAACGTAGATCGCTTTATGCTCTTGAGTCAGGAGGGATAAGAAAAGTGACTGCAAACATTGTGGAACGATTCATAGCGTTTGATTGCTTGTGTGAATGTATTAAACAGGAAACCAGGAGCTGCAGAAACCCAGTAATGCTGAAGACGCATGCGTGTGCGTTTATTACaggtttttctgaatgcttaaaccctaactgtgattcttaCAGCACAATTCCTAAAACTATTgatacttatagcaaaaccactcactgagtgtgcaaaactaaaagcacaaacactgctttgcactcagtttgccattttgtaacacacactttgcaaacctGTAGCTACAATCCACTGCACAGCACTCTTTTTGCAGAACTGTAAACACAActcactgctttgcactcagtttccAAATGATCAACGCACTCCTAGCAAAACTATACACATTTATGGCCATTATTTACACTATTTTgtcaactgtctggcacactgcCACATGTGAAagcttttttagataattagttcactttgcaatcagcctaagcactatgaTACAGGTaagctctgtgtgtggagtacaatggagggagcaggaagagtgagaggaggccgaggaagaggacgtggaggtgaagaagtaggatgaagaggacgacaaggacaaggaggagcaagaggaggacgaggaggggggagaggacgggtaagaagagtaagaaatagaattgctgatgacatcagagctacaatagtggaccatgtcatcaaccgtGGAGTGACCCTGAGGGAAGCTGACCAacggtttttttggtttttctcaAACTTAAGTAACTGAAACCTTTCATTGAACTACAACAGAAACAGATTGGAAATGCCAAGTTATTCTAACACTAGTGGACTtgttaaacaaaacatttgtttcACTTCTTTCTCAACATGCAGCACCATTAAGAACAGTGGACCAGCATAGTTGGTCTGCATGAGCACACTTACTGCAACAGTTGTACATGCTGAAACTGGTTGCTGGCAGCTGATGTGAAGAAATGTCTGGACACatcaaaagttttctttttcattttcttcctcCCTTGGATAACATACACatggcaaataaaaacatgtaactAGGGTGACGTGAAGTGTGTATCATCAGATTTAACTAAAATATAATGAGGCTGTCCATCTGTGAAGTAATTGTTCCTTCAAAAACCACTGTGACAAcagattttatttcattcatttgatGGTTTTCTATTCTGTATACTGGAACTTTTTAATAGCCCCCCTGTCCACACATCCTTGACATGAGACTTTCTGCAGAGTTGCACATGATGAATGCACACAAAACTTAAAGTGTTGCTGTCATATTTTTTTGGATGTGGTTTGTTGTCATAATCAAGAACgtgtcttatttttttatttgtgttgttgCTGATCGGCCATTGGACTGCTGAGCCTGCAGTGaacagccagtcactgactctTGATGCTAGAGCAAGGACAactgagctctctctctctctctctctctctctctctctctctcttttttttaaataaataatacgttcgagctgtttatgtttttgacttGTTATGGACTCTGACTGGCAATGGGAGGGCTGGCGGACTCATATTATGGAGGTGGAGGGTAGACACATTTTGTGTGCAAGAGACCACATACTACAGTGGTGATTGACACAGACTTCAATGGACATTTAGGTGAAGGGAACAGAGGTTATGAGGTGTTGGGTAGGTGTGGTGTTTAGGAGAGAAATCTAGAAAGACAGATGTGGGGCAGATTTTCCAAGTGGAAATGGCCGTGGTGCACACATACTTCAAGAACAGGGAGGAACTTGtagaaatatatgaaagtggAGGAAGCTGCACACAGGGCAACTAAATATTATGCAGAAGGTGAAATCAAAAAGACAGGAGACAAGGAGGTGTCAGGGAGAATGCAGCTATGCAGCATCAAATGGTAGTTTGAAGGATGAGTTTGGACATCAAGAagaggaagtgagtgaaggCAGAGACATGCAGGAGTATAAACAGGCTCTGGGTAGTAGGGAAGACTTACCAGATGGCTGGGATAGTACAGCTTTATTGAGATAAACTGCCAAGAAGGGGTTTGACGTCTTCTctgcacagaagaaagggaaaaaagaaaagtgattttgAAAGTATTTGAAGGAAGAgatttacaaagaaaaagaagtgtagtTAGCGAAATGAAGAAAATAGACCAAGAAACTGGGAGGCTAGGCATGTAGCAGAAAGAGGTGACAAAGGAAAAGGCTCAGTGCCACGTATGTGAAGCTGGACCCCAAGGAAATGAGGGAATGACACTTGCTAGGCAGAGAGTGAGTTTGAATGGATGttcaaacccaaaaaaaaaaagatatattcaCATAACGTAGATTGAAAGAAGCTGCAGGTGGCACAGCAGCTTTAATGTCTTCCAGACAGGAAGTTTTGGAAAGAAATATCATCATTTCCCAGATTTTACTATCTTAGTGTTCTGTAACAAAATCACTGTTGTGCGCATGGTGTtagagatgatgatgattacaAACAAACTTAATGTGCTAGTCGTGCTTTTCTTGAGGGATTTGTCCTTCCACCAGTTTTCATGTCATTGGAATCATTTGTATTCACTGATTCTGGCACTTATTTCATCAAACCAAACTCCAAGTAAATACTTTCGGCTTTTTGGTTTTGTCAAACGAACTAATGTAAAGAATGCCTGGCTGTGCACTACACCACGCAGTGGGAATTTGTCTTCTCCAGTTAAATTCAGGATTAACTTGCTTTATAACACAGACCTCAAAAGTAACCGTTATAACCCCAAACACAAGAAAATGTGATCTACAGCACAGTGAGAACTGGCAACGCTTATCTGGAGGGGTCAGAGTGAATGAACTGGACACCTGTAGAAGCAGGATTTGAtttccactgatttcctttctgatccgataccaagtaaaattcagggtggtatcgacgatactgatctgatacgatactctgtacaaaaacgtattttttttactctatcttttattttatctcaaattatagcgtcgtAATGatcacaggacatcagattacttgttcttatcacttaatgatgcagaattatcatatagaaatgaaaaacctgaagttgtggctatttgttgcctgcctgcagcattaaaggactccgtgagagacgtctgtctcgccctggcagcacctctccctctcctcctcttcagttcccctcaacatacgctcgtcatattctgtgatatgattcactctgaggtgtttgaccaGGTCAGCGGTGTTACCACAACACCTCACattcttgccacatgtatggcaaaccacgtctcagctgttcgtggaggtaaaatacgtctgCACATGACTCtgtttacgctcagccattgttgtgagtgtgcacgCCAAGGGGCCGGACACAATGAcgggtatcggaggaatcgatatttcagtattgatccgcacatcactagttgAGATACGTTTTAAACTGGtccaaaaaacaaatgcatattTTCCCGAACCACTGTTCCTTGACTAAGGTGGATAACGTGATGAGGTCAAGGAAGGGTGTGAcggagatttgattgaaaaacTTTGTCGTCCGTTAAAGTTTCACGTTGGCTTTTTCATCTTGAAAGCCCTCTCTGCTCGTGTCCAACCCGGGTGAACAATCATAGATGTGagaaatgtaaacaaaccgtCGGCAGAACGCTGATCAGGTTATTTTAAgcgcaagaaaacaaaaacgttgCGCTCACCGTCGGCGTCACGGACGAGGCCTGGGGGTCCGGGCCCGTCCACAAAGGTCATTGTAACACAAATCATACGATTGCTAATGAAAATGCTATAAAGCTACATCGCAGATAAGTCTCTGGAGTAACAATCAAGGCCATGTTAGTTATTTGATGAATAGTATCTGTGCCACTCATGGCGCATGACTGAGGAGGACGTTGACCTCTGCAAGTCAGGAAAGTCTGCTACTCATTGTATAAATAAgagatgtttttcaaaaaccagcCAGCCATCATCTCGGGAGGCTGACTCCAAAGTACCATCTCACTTCAAACTTGCAAAACAAGTCGAGTCGATGCGAGCGCACTGCTTGTTTCTAGTTAGTCTTTAAGGATGACAGCATTAGTCTGCTCCTTTGTATGAAAGAAAGTGAGTCGAGTCCATGTGGTCTGGCACCCACCCACATTTCTCTGCTAGTGATCCATGAGGACTCCACCTTGTTGCCAGTTCTCTTGTGTGGAAGCTTCAGGAAATGACAGCTTCACTCTGACGTGTGTGAGCTGTGTGAGGTCTGTGGTTAGAAGTTTACAGTGTTTGCTCTTTGTGTCGTCTGTAATATGCtctatggctttaaaaaaatggccACATGTTTCTGTAGCTGAATTTGTCCATCTCTGACCTTCTGAGACTGTATTTTCAAACAGGGCCGTTCTGACTTTTCTTCACCTTGTACTTCATTCTGCAAATGTTTCATACTCTATTAGAGTTATTACATTATTCTGTTATGCTATAAAATCAACCCCCATATAAGATCGTACTtaagaaatacatttaaaaaaccttCCTGTGCAAATAACCCAAGTTATctagaagaaataaaaactgcaccGCAAACCAAACTCAGGTGTTCGACCTGTTGAGCTCGGGAAACTAACTGGTGTTTCATTTTAGTGAGTGCTTTGTTAGATTCCTTCATTTGAACCAAATGAAGTTGATTAAAGTTGATGCATTGATGTGTTTGAAGTGTTTTGTTAGTTGCGATGGATCTCCTGCTGTCTTTTTTCCTCATTATTAAAAGAGGATTTCTTTGAATTTCAAACATCCATTTCCTGTTTATCTGGTCCCGGGTCACAGgtgcagcagtctaagcagagaatcCCAGACCTCCCTAAACAACCACTTCCTCCAGCATATCCAGGACAATACTGAGGCATTCCCAGGCCTGCTGAGAGATATAACCTCtctagtgtgtcctgggtctgccctggagACTCCTCCTCATGGGACATGCCccaaacacctcacccaggatatttttaatgaaaacatcaCAAATAAGTCGTCAGGTCTGATGGTCACATTTGTGAGATCCAACCACCATAAAGCAGAGATCACACAGGACACACTGTGTAACCCTCAGCTCAGGTGTGTTCAGGACATTTGCTTGGAAGAAGCCGTCTGTGGATAAATCCTGCTCTCCACCTCAGCTGTCAGGTTTATCCAGAGAACGGCCGTCCTGACTTCCAGCAGCCCCACAGTCCTCGTTTCTAATAAACTGGCATCACTGAAATGAACTGTCTGCCTCGCTGttcaataatctgctctttgccAATTTCCCAGCAGAAGCTTCCACTCATATCAGCATTTTTCTGTGATTCTcacatgaactaaacataaaaaGCTGAAGCCAACCTCAGAGTTCCCCGTAGTGAGGAAGAGTTTCCTCTGAGCCACAGCTGAGTTTGATGCGTCCACAAAGGAAGACTGACGGGAGGACAGACTCTGGGAGAAAGGCAGATATTAAAAGATATGAATACAAAGTACGGTGCAACAAACAGGACAGCAGATTATGAAGAGCGGTTAGACCTTCATGTGTCAGTCATTGAAATGTGATCAAAGTTA belongs to Maylandia zebra isolate NMK-2024a unplaced genomic scaffold, Mzebra_GT3a scaffold03, whole genome shotgun sequence and includes:
- the LOC143415760 gene encoding uncharacterized protein LOC143415760, with product MEKSQGIYKPIRVLFNTQIYETAVKICWYLPGYKAQVAIMTEFLRLQQEDLIPPNLTAEDLRDLLVEKSRETLREQLWEFELEDFDEEEAKPLLRLVWAVNVSNKMRDVEFEARLLLQFPEAVPPKFQAPKLLSAVKDYVEILKKKQQEQPNSKLLTAQEVVVEVVPRVLQGFWELPPRPLLNMASQSLSILSTSVTKATLDRVSKSLTAMETQAVFTRSIRDDLVDSILTEIRQKFPEEILSIQVANFAPLLLKTIADVARIRICEIFEPPSSPDVKSTNGERSSDGLSVANVPPAEEALSESVAEPDVPCEELLSERASSLSTRDLTIEGALSESVAEPDAPCEEPYGESKSCVEGEDHMINGSCSEIGPVPDVPFEEPFPEPEASMKSEDRQIKKKKKGFFKRLRSLFCCCCRPKVTD